Proteins co-encoded in one Girardinichthys multiradiatus isolate DD_20200921_A chromosome 11, DD_fGirMul_XY1, whole genome shotgun sequence genomic window:
- the pou4f3 gene encoding POU domain, class 4, transcription factor 3: MMMMTMNSKQHFSMHPALHEPKFPGLHSGTEGMRRVCVPAPQLQGNIFGGFDESLLARAEALAAADSIVSQGKSHPFKPDVTYHTMSSVPCTSASSSSSNTVPIASHHHHHHLGQTLEAGDLLDHLSTSLAVTGMGAPEPPGMTTPAHHHHHQHPHHHLQTMGQLHQAMATMAHPHSLSVHGGMACVNDVESDPRELEAFAERFKQRRIKLGVTQADVGSALANLKIPGVGSLSQSTICRFESLTLSHNNMIALKPVLQAWLEEAEAAYREKSSKPDLFSGSERKRKRTSIAAPEKRSLEAYFAIQPRPSSEKIAAIAEKLDLKKNVVRVWFCNQRQKQKRMKYSAVH; this comes from the exons atgatgatgatgaccatgAACAGCAAGCAGCACTTCTCCATGCACCCGGCCTTGCACGAGCCCAAGTTCCCCGGCCTGCACTCGGGCACGGAGGGCATGCGCAGAGTGTGTGTGCCCGCCCCGCAG CTGCAGGGCAATATATTCGGAGGCTTTGATGAGAGCCTGCTGGCGCGGGCTGAAGCTCTGGCGGCTGCTGACAGCATTGTCTCTCAAGGCAAGAGCCACCCGTTCAAACCAGACGTGACTTACCATACCATGAGCAGTGTCCCCTGCACCTCAgcatcctcttcttcctccaacacCGTGCCCATCGcctcccaccaccaccaccaccacctggGACAGACCCTGGAGGCCGGGGACCTCCTAGATCACCTTTCCACCAGCCTGGCCGTGACCGGGATGGGCGCTCCAGAGCCTCCAGGTATGACTACGCCGgcgcaccaccaccaccaccagcaccCTCACCACCACCTGCAGACCATGGGGCAGCTGCACCAGGCGATGGCCACCATGGCCCACCCGCACTCCCTGTCGGTGCACGGCGGCATGGCGTGCGTCAACGACGTGGAGTCGGATCCCAGGGAGCTGGAAGCCTTCGCCGAGAGGTTCAAGCAGAGGAGGATCAAGCTGGGAGTGACCCAGGCGGACGTGGGCTCCGCGCTGGCCAACCTCAAGATCCCCGGAGTGGGCTCTCTGAGTCAGAGCACCATCTGCAGGTTCGAGTCCCTCACCCTGTCCCACAACAACATGATCGCGCTCAAGCCGGTGCTCCAAGCCTGGCTGGAGGAGGCTGAGGCCGCCTACCGGGAGAAGAGCAGCAAGCCGGACCTTTTCAGCGGCAGCGAGAGGAAACGGAAGCGCACGTCCATCGCCGCGCCGGAGAAGCGCTCGTTGGAGGCGTACTTCGCCATCCAGCCTCGGCCCTCGTCGGAGAAAATCGCGGCCATCGCCGAGAAATTGGACCTGAAAAAGAACGTGGTTCGAGTGTGGTTCTGCAATCAGCGGCAGAAACAGAAGCGAATGAAGTACTCGGCGGTGCACTGA